Genomic segment of Buchnera aphidicola (Aphis nerii):
GTGGTGTAGTTTCATCTTTAGGAAAAGGTATTGCAGCAGCTTCTTTAGGAGCTATATTAGAAGCTAGAAATATTAAAATAACAATTATGAAGTTAGATCCATATATTAATGTTGATCCAGGTACCATTAGTCCAATACAACATGGAGAAGTATTTGTTACTGAGGATGGCGCTGAAACTGATTTGGATTTAGGACACTACGAACGATTTATTCGAACAAAAATGACCAGTTTAAATAATTTTACAACAGGTAGTATTTATTCTGAAGTATTAAAAAAAGAAAGAAGAGGAGATTACTTAGGTGCTACTATTCAAGTAATACCACATATTACTAATGCGATTAAAGAACGAATTAGGTTATGTTCTAAAAATAGCAATGTTATTCTTGTAGAAGTAGGTGGTACAGTTGGAGATATTGAATCTTTACCATTTTTAGAAGCAATTCGACAAATAGCGGTTGATATTGGTCGAAAAAACGTTATTTATATACACTTAACTCTTGTACCTTATATTCAAACAGCTGGAGAAATTAAAACTAAGCCAACACAACATTCTGTAAAAGAATTATTATCTATTGGAATACAACCAGATATTTTGATTTGCAGATCTCAAAAAGATATACCATTAAATGAAAAAAAGAAAATAGCTCTTTTTTGCAATGTACCAGTTAATGCTGTTATATCATTAAAAGATGTTAGTTCAATATATACAATTCCAAAATTACTAAAAGACCAAAAGTTAGATAACTACATTTGTAAATATTTTAAATTAAATGTGCCTGAAGCTAATCTAACAGAATGGGAAAAAGTTATCTACGAAGAAAAAAATTCTAAAAATACAATTTTAATTGGTATTGTTGGTAAATATATTAAATTACCTGATGCATACAAATCTGTGATAGAAGCATTAAAACATGCCGGTTTAAAAAATAAAATTAAAGTAAACATACAATTAATTAACTCTCAAGAAATAGAAAATAAAAACTTTCAATGTTTAAAAAATCTTAATGGTATTTTAATTCCTGGAGGTTTTGGAGATCGCGGGGTAACAGGTAAGTTATTATCAGTTCAATATGCCCGAGAAAATCATATTCCATACTTTGGAATTTGTTTAGGAATGCAAATAGCAATTATAGAATTTGCACAAAATGTCATAGGAATTGAAGATGCAAATTCTACAGAATTTGATCCTAAATGTAAGTTCCCAGTAATTGATTTAATCAAAAAACAAAATAATGATATAAAGTATACAATTAATAATAAAACAAGAAGCTATTCTAATTTAGGAGGTACTATGAGATTAGGTAGTCAACCTTGTAAATTAACTTTTAACAGTTTATCACGAAAATTATATAAAAAAGATATAATTGTAGAAAGACATCGTCATAGATATGAAGTAAATAACATTTTATTAAAGAAAATTGAAAAATTTGGATTTAAAATTGCAGGACGATCAGAAACTACTAACGTAGTAGAAATTATAGAAATATCTAATCATCCATGGTTTCTTGGTTGTCAATTTCATCCTGAATTTACTTCTACTCCGCGTGACGGACATCCATTATTTATAGGATTTATAAAATCAGCCGAACAATACAAAAATAAACATAACAAAAACATAAAGGTAAAAAATGTCTAAAATAATAAAAATTATAGGTCGCGAAATTATAGATTCTAGAGGTAATCCTACAGTCGAAGCTGAAGTACATCTAGAAGGAGGATTTATTGGTTTAGCATCAGTACCTTCTGGTGCTTCTACTGGATCTTTAGAAGCTTTAGAATTACGTGATAAAGATAAAAATCGCTTTATGGGAAAAGGTGTACTCAAATCAATTGAATTAATTAATAATAATATTTATAATGCTTTAATAAACAAAAATGCTTGCGACCAGAATTATATTGATCAAATTATGATTGATTTAGATGGTACTAAAAATAAATCTAAATTAGGTTCTAATTCAATTTTATCTGTATCTTTAGCAGTAGCAAAAGCAGCTGCATCCTTCAAAAAAATGCCTTTATATCAACATATAGCAGAACTCAATAATTCTTCAGGTATTTTATCAATGCCGCTTCCAATGATTAATATTATTAATGGTGGTAAACATGCTAATAACAATATTGATCTTCAAGAATTTATGATACAACCTATCAGTGCGAAATCTATTAAAGAAGCTATACGTATAGGTTCAGAAATATTTCATTCGTTAGGAAACTTATTAAGAGATAAGGGAATAAGTACAACTGTTGGTGACGAAGGTGGATATGCACCTAATTTAAAATCTAATGAAGAAGCTTTAAATATAATTCAAGATGCTATAAATAGAACTCAATATAAATTAGGCAAAGATGTTACATTGGCTATAGATTGTGCGGCTTCCGAACTATATAATAAAAACGATAAAATATATCATTTCAATGGAGAAGACACAAAATTTAGTTCTGTAGAACTAACTCATTATTTACAAAAATTATGTAAAAAATATCCTATTGTTTCCATTGAAGATGGTCAAAATGAATCTGATTGGGAGGGATTTTCATATCAAACTAAAATCCTAGGAAAAACTACACAATTAGTCGGTGATGATTTATTTGCTACGAATACAGAACTTTTAAAAAAAGGAATACAACAAGGAATTGGAAACGCTATTTTAATAAAATTAAATCAAATTGGAACATTAACTGAAACTATTAAAACTATAAAAATGGCTAAAAAAGCTAATTATAGTACTATTATTTCTCATCGTTCTGGTGAAACTGAAGATACTACAATAGCAGATTTATCTGTAGGAACAGCATCTGGACAAATTAAAACTGGTTCTATGTGTCGTTCTGATCGAACAGCTAAATATAATCAATTGATTAGAATCGAAGAAACTTTAGGTACCAAAAATGCTCCTTTTTATGGATTAGAAGAAGTTAAAAGATCTTTTTTATAATTATAAATATTTTTAAAGAAAGAGAATCAGGTATTCATAAAATATACCTGTTTCTCATTAATTTTAAATTTAACAATTAATTGATGAATATAACAATGTATTATCCAGTAAACGAAATTTTTCAAAGTATACAGGGTGAAGGTTACTACACTGGTACACCTTCTATTTTTATTCGACTTCAAGGATGCCCAGTTCATTGTAATTGGTGCGATACCAAATATACATGGATCTGTTCTGATAAAGATCGTACTTCTGTAGAAGAAGTAATAAATAAAAATCAAATTAGTAAAAAATGGAGTTTTATATATATAAAAGATATATTAAAAATATTTAAAAAATGGACTGCTAAACACGTAGTTATTACAGGAGGCGAACCATGTTTATATGATCTTGTAAATCTTACAACAAAATTAGAAAAAAGTGGTTATCACTGTCAAGTAGAAACTAGTGGAATAAAAAATATAAAATGTTCTTTAAATACTTGGATTACTATTTCTCCTAAAAAAAATAAAAGACCAACACATGAATCGATTATACGTTCTAATGAAATAAAATTTCCAATTTTAAAAAAAGAAGATATATTATATATATATGATATTTTATCAAATATAAAGGATAATAAAAAACGTATTATTTGTTTACAACCTGTTAATCAAAACAAAGAAGCACTAAGTATATGTATTGATTTATGCACAAAAAAAAATTGGAGATTATCAATACAATTACATAAATATCTTAAAATTGAATAATAAAATTTTTAATTATTTAAATTTCTTTGTATCTACATCCAGATGTACATGTTTCTTTAACCATAACCGAACTTAACATTGATAAATTAGGTTTTAAACGATCCCATATCCATTTAGCTAAAACTTCACTAGTAGGATTTTCTAATCCAGAAATATTGTTCAAAAAATGATGATCAAGCTGTTCATAAATAGGTTGAAATAATAATTTTATTTCTTTATAATCCATAATCCAACCTTTATCTTTATCAACTTCTCCTTTAATTTCTATACGAACAAAGAAAGAATGACCATGTAATCTTCTACATTTGTGTTGTTTAGGAAGATTTGGCAAATAATGTGCAGCTTCAAATTGAAAATCTTTAAATATAGTAGTATTTGTCATATTTTTATAAATCTGATATATAGAATCAATTAAACATTCAGTTTTTTTTAAATTTTATACTGGGAAATAAACTTAATAAATTAACCGAATTACCTTTCAATCTTACTTCAAAATATAACCGTGCTAAATTATTTTTTGATAATCCCATGGTAGATATTTTTTGATGTGCATATACTTCATCATTTAGTTTTACAAAAATATTCTTATTAAATCCATACATACTCAAATAGTTGTTATTATGTTTAATAATAATTAAATTTCCATAATTTTTAAAAAAATCACCAACATATACCACTGTACCTTTACAAGATGCAAAAACAGATTCTCCTTGAATACCAGCTATTTCAATTCCTTTATTATTAATAGAATAATTATAAAAAAATTGTGCACGTAAATTTTTTAAAGGCCAATACCAATGATTATAAAAAGTACTTTTTCTTAAAACATTATAATTTGTATTGTAAAAAAAACATATTTTAGTTAATGATTTATTTCTATTTAAAATATTTAGAATGTTTAATTTATTTTTAAAAAAATTGCTATATAAAATATTTTTTTTATATCGATCACTATAAATTATATAATTTATTTTTTTATTATTAATTACAGAAATATTATTTACTAATATTTTTTGACCAATTAATAATTTATAAGGTTTATCAAAATTATTATATTTTAATAATGTTTTAAAATTATAATTAAAGCGTTTCGAAATGGAATATAAAGTATCATTTTTTTTTACAATATAAAATATATTAAAAGTATCATTATTTAAAAATCCAATATAATCTGCATTTTTAATAATAACTTGTTGTTTTTTAATATATTTTTTATTTTTGTATAAAAATAAAAAACATTCTTTTTTTTTTGATTTTTTTTTATATTATTTTTAACATCTATAGATTTTTTATCATTTAAATAAATATTTTCTTTTTGTTTAAATAAATTATTGGCAAATATATATTTGTTATAAAAAAAAAGCATAAATATTAATAAAAATAATTTACTTTTAAGAAAATTAAATTGCATTAAGCTATACCATTTGATTATATAAATAATAAAATTTAATGTCATATATAACTATTTAAAATTAAAAATTCTACTTATTTTTTAAAAGCATTACAATAGATTGACATGCGATCCCTTCTTTTCTGCCAATACATCCTATTTTTTTAGAGGTTGTTGCTTTAATACTAATATTATTTATTGTGGTATTTAAATCGTTAGATAAATTTAATTTCATAAATGAAATATAAGATAACATCTTAGGAATTTCAGTAATAATAGTACTATCTGTATTACATACGTAATAATTTTTTAAATAAATTTTTTTCCAAATACATTTTAATAAAACTCGACTATCAATATTTTTATATTTCTTTTTCGTACTTGGGAAAAAAGTTCCAATATCCCCCATAGCAACTGCACCTAATAATGCATCTATTAAAGAATGTACTAATACATCGCCATTAGAATGAGCAATTAAACCTTGATGATTAGGTATGTTGACACCACCAATAATTAATGGTTTTGAACTCCCAAATGCATGTACATCAAAACCATATCCAATTCTCATATTATAAATATATCCTTTAAATATTAGATAATTTTTTTAGATAAACTTCAGCAAAAATAAGATCTTCAGGAAAAGTGATTTTAATATTTTTATAACTCCCTAAAACTATAGAGGGATGATATCCACAATATTCTAAAGCTGAAGATTCATCTGTTACATCTATATTATCTCGAATAACCTTTTTTAAACAAAATAATAATAAATTTCTTGGAAATATTTGAGGAGTTAAAGCATGCCACAATTTTTTTCTGGAAATAGTGTGTGATATTTTTTTAGTTTGACTAATAATATATTTTATAGTATCACATGTTGGACGTGCTAAAATACCACCTATTTTATTTTTTTTAACAACAGATATTAAATTTTCTAAATCTTTATAACTTAAACAAGGCCGAACAGCATCATGTACTATTACCCAATTTGCATTTTTTGGAACAACAACTAACCCTGATAAAACTGAGTTGATTCTTTTATGACCACCAATCACAGAGGTTATTCGAATATTAGATGCTATAGATAAATTATGAAAATAATGATCTTTTTTATGTAAGCTTACAATGACATGAACTATACTAGGATGTGATAATAATGTCATTAAAGTATATTCAAGAATAGTATGATTTTGAATTTTTATATATTGTTTAGGAATATCTAACAACATTCTTTTGCCTATTCCAGCAGCTGGAACAATAGCTACAATTTTTATTTCGGAACTATTCTGAAAAGCCATTTTCTACCTGAATATATTGGTTTGAAATATGATTTTATAAAAATAAACAATTTTTAACTATTCATTTTATTGTTTAAATCTTGAATTTCTAAAATTAATTTATTATTTTCAACATCAAGATTTTTATTTATTTTTTTTTGAACTATAATTTTTTTATAAACTTTAATATAATCTAAAACACCATTTTTACCAATCCAAAGAGAATATTGCAACCAAATAAATAATAAAAATAAAAACATTTTTAATGTTCTCATATAATTACTCTAAATAATTTTATTTCAATTAAAAATAATTTATTAATTATGTAGAAAAAAAAATAACATTATTTGTATATAATATTTTTACTAATTTTTTAATATTTTCTTTTAAAGAATATGTTCCATCTAAATAAATATCTGGTTTTTCTGGAAATTCATATAAAGAATCTATACCAGTAAAATTTGATATTTTATTAGAACGAGATTTTTTGTACAATCCTTTAGGATCTCGTTCTTCGCATATATGAAGAGGAGTATCAACAAATACTTCTATAAAATTGTTTTTTCCTAAAATATTAGAAGCTAATAATCGTTGTTGTCTATATGGCGAAATAACAGATACTAGAACAATAATACCTGCATCTAACATTAATTTAGCTACTTCTGCAATGCGTCGAATATTTTCATTGCGATCAATAGAAGAAAATGTTAAATCTGAACATAATCCAGATCTCATGTTATCTCCATCTAATATATATGTATTAATATTATTTTTAAATAAAATTTTTTCTAACATGTTAGAAATAGTAGATTTGCCCGATCCAGACAATCCTGTAAACCATATTACTTTAGATGTATAACCATTTTTGTTTTCTCGTTTTATACGAGTTATTTCATACTTTTGAAAAATAATATTTTTTTTAAAGTTATGCTTCATTTTAATAAAAACCTATTATTTATTTCTTTATATCCCAATGTGGAAAATGTTTTAAAATTAAATTATATAAATCTAATTCAAAACTTTTTATGCTACTTTCGATAATAGTATTTGTATTTTTTAAATTCTTTTTAATCATACCTGCTCCTACTGTAGTATTATTTAAAAAATCAATAAAAATTAAATTACCTGTAAATTTATTTTCTTTATAATCATCAAATAACATGGACTCGCTAAATTTAATTTTAATTCTACCAATAGCGTTTAATTCAAGTGAGTTAGATTTATTTTTAACTAAAGTGTTGATATTTATTTGAAATAAAATATCTTCAATATAAGCACGTGTTTTTTTTCCTGATAGTTTTATATTATATGATTTACCTATTTTTAAAGGATCATCAGACATCCAAACTATATCAACAATAGCTTCTTGAGAAGCTTGTAAATTCGAATTAATATTTACAAAAAAATCACCACGACTAATATCTACTGCATCTTGTAAAACTATTGTAATTGCTTGTCCAACACTAGCAGTTTTTAAATCTTCATTAAATGTTAAAATACGTGAAATACGTGAAACAATATTAACAGGTAATATTTTTATTAACTGGCCTACCTGAATTGTTCCAGAAAATAAAGTACCTGAATAACCTCTAAAGTTTGAATTTGGACGGTTTACATACTGAACAGGAAACCTGATTTCTTTTGAATCAACATTATCTTTAATTTCTATTGTCTCTAAAAGTTTTAATAATGTATTATCTTTATACCAACTCATAAATTTACTTTTAAAAACTATATTTTCACCTACTAAAGCAGATATAGGTACAAAAAAAATTTTTAAATTTTTGGGAAGTTTTTTAGAAAATAAAAGAAAATTTTTTTTTATATATAAAAATATTTCTTCATTATAATCAACTAAGTCCATTTTATTCACTGCAACGACTAAATATTTTATACCAAGTAAAGCAGAAATAAAACTATGACGATATGTTTGTTCTGAAATTCCTTTTTTTGCATCAATTAAAATTATAGATAAATCGCAAGTAGAGGCACCTGTAACCATATTACGTGTATATTGTTCATGACCCGGTGTATCTGCTATGATAAATTTTCGTTTTTTAGTTGAAAAATAACGATATGCGACATCAATTGTAATACCTTGTTCACGTTCTGACTGTAATCCATCAACTACGAGAGCAAGATCAATATTTTCTCCTTGTGTTCCATGACGTTTACTATCTTTTTTTAAAGAAGATAATTGATCATCATAAATCTGCTTAGTATCATGTAACAAACGGCCAATTAATGTACTCTTACCATCATCTACACTGCCACATGTTAAAAATTTTAATAACGTCTTTTTTTCATTTGAATATATCCAATTTTCAAATTGATCAAAAAAATTGATGTTTTTTTTATTAATATTAGTATTCATTTTTTTAAATTCAACCTATATTAAACATATTTTTAAAAGTAACCTTGTCTTTTTTTAAATTCCATTGAATTTTTTTGATCATAATCAATAGATCGACCTGTTCGCTCACTAGTTTTAGTTACTAGTGTTTCTTTAATAACATCTTGAATAGTTTTAGCATTAGATTCAATTGCACTAGTTAAAGGCCAACAACCTAATGTTCTAAAACGAACCATTTTATGACTAATTTTTTCATTTTTACCTATTTTAATGCGTTGATCATTAATTACTAAAAGAAGACCATTTCTTTTTAAAACTGGACGTATAGCAGCAAAATAAAGAGGAACAATTTCAATTTTTTCTAAAAATATATACTGCCAAATATCTAATTCTGTCCAATTTGATAATGGAAAAACACGGATATTTTCTCCTTTATTTATTTGACTATTATAATTCCACCATAATTCTGGACGTTGTTTTTTTGGATCCCATTGATGAAAAGAATCACGAAATGAATAAATACGTTCCTTAGAACGAGATTTTTCTTCATCTCTTCTCGCACCGCCAAAAGCGGCATCAAATTTGTATTTATTTAAAGCTTCTTTTAATCCTTCTGTTTTCATAATATCAGTATATTTTGAACTATTATCTTTAAAAGGATCTAGACCCAATAATTTTCCTTGTGCGTTATAATGTACAATTAGTTCTAAATTATTAGTTTGAGCAACATTGTCTCTAAAAGTATACATTTCTTGAAATTTCCAACCAGTATCTATATGTAATAATGGAAATGGCAAACGCCCAGGATAAAAAGATTTTTTTGCAAGATGTAACATAACAGAAGAATCTTTTCCAATTGAATAAAGCATTACAGGATTTTCAAATTCTGCTATTACTTCTCTAATTATGTATATACTTTCAGATTCTAATTGACGTAAATGAGTAGCATTTTCACTTAACATTATCTTTTCTCATATATTTATTATAGAAGAATTGTTTTTAATATTATTAAAATTAATAGCACTTTTAAACCATTCTAATTTTTTATGCAATAAAACTACTTTTCCAATAATTAGTAAAGATGGACTTATAGAAAATTTAAATATTTTATGAATTTCATCTAAACGTCCTATAATAACATTTTGATTTAAAGTTGTACCTTGACTAACAATTGCTATTGGAGTAGATTTTAAACGACCATGTAAAATGAGTTGTTTAGAAATTTCTGAAGCTTTTAAACTAGCCATGTAAACTACTAAAGTATAAGAATCATCAGATAAAATTGACCAATTATTTGCAATATTATCAACACGCTTACAACCAGTAATAAATATTACTCCTTGAGAATAATATCTATGTGTTAATGGTATACCAGAATAAGCAGAAACACCAATTCCAGCAGTAATTCCAGGAACAACTTGGATATTGATATTTTCATTTTTTGCAGCTTCTAACTCTTCACCTCCACGACCGAATATAAATGAATCACCACCTTTTAAACGAACAACTCTTTTACCTTGTTTTGCTAAAAAAATTAATAATTTGATAATTTTTTCTTGTGTAATGCTTTTAAGACCAGCACGTTTACCAACATAAATACATTTTGCATCTCGACGAATCAAATTTAATACATCTTGAGAAACTAAATTATCATATAAAACTACATCAGCTTCTTGCATAACTTGTAAAGCTCTTAAAGTTAATAAATCACTGTTTCCAGGACCAGCTCCCACTAAAATAATTTCTCCTATTAATTTATTAGGATTTTTTATCATTTTTTTTAAATGAGAAACTGCTTTTTCTTTTTTACCATTAATAGCATATTGGACAAAAATACTATTAAATAAATTTTCCCAGAAACGTCTTCTTTCTAAAAGATTAAAAAAATATTTTTTAACTGTTTCTCTCCATTTTTCAGCAATTTTAGCTACATTACCTAATCTTATTGGAAGTATACCTTCAATTTTTTCACGTAATAAACGAAGTAGTACTGGTGCTGTACCTCCAGAGGATATAGCAACTACTATAGGAGATCGATCAACAATAGAAGGAAAAATAAAAGAACATTTTGATTTATCATCGACTACATTAACTAATATTTTAAATTCGCTACATTTTTTAAAAATTTTTTTGTTTAATTTAGTATCATTTGTAGCTGCAATAACTAAATAAACATTTCTTAAATAGGATGTTTTAAACTCTTGATCAAGCCAAAATGCTTTTTTTTGATTCAATAAATATTTAATTTCTGAACAAATATCTTTAGCAATAATATTAATTATTGCATGTGCACGTACTAATAATTTAATTTTATTAAAAGCAATATTACCAGCACCTACTATTAGTATGTTTTTATTTTTTAAATCTAAAAAAATAGGTAAATAATCCACGTTAATCCTGCTAAATATAATTTTAAAGAATCAATATTTTAGAAGTAAATAAAATATTTAATAAAAAAATTTACATTAATATTTCAAATACTTTATAAGAAGCATTTATGAAATATTAATGTATAAAATTAAATATTGAAAATTTTTATTATTTACTATTATGCAATCCACATTCACGTTTTAAACCAAAAAATCGTGTTTCTTCTTCGAGCATACCAGATTTAAATTTTTCAGTAGTATGAATATCTCCTACAGATATATAACCATTTTTTAATAAAGGGTGCTCATCTAATTTATTTTTTTTTATATATTCATCAACTTCATATTTTGACCAATCTAAAATTGGAAGTATTTTAAATACTTCTTTTTGAATAGAAATATATGACAAATTACTTCTACTTTTAGATTGTTCACGACGTAATCCTGCAAACCATGTTTGTACTGATAATGTTTTTAAAGCAATATCCATTGGTT
This window contains:
- the ispD gene encoding 2-C-methyl-D-erythritol 4-phosphate cytidylyltransferase is translated as MAFQNSSEIKIVAIVPAAGIGKRMLLDIPKQYIKIQNHTILEYTLMTLLSHPSIVHVIVSLHKKDHYFHNLSIASNIRITSVIGGHKRINSVLSGLVVVPKNANWVIVHDAVRPCLSYKDLENLISVVKKNKIGGILARPTCDTIKYIISQTKKISHTISRKKLWHALTPQIFPRNLLLFCLKKVIRDNIDVTDESSALEYCGYHPSIVLGSYKNIKITFPEDLIFAEVYLKKLSNI
- the cysG gene encoding siroheme synthase CysG, which translates into the protein MDYLPIFLDLKNKNILIVGAGNIAFNKIKLLVRAHAIINIIAKDICSEIKYLLNQKKAFWLDQEFKTSYLRNVYLVIAATNDTKLNKKIFKKCSEFKILVNVVDDKSKCSFIFPSIVDRSPIVVAISSGGTAPVLLRLLREKIEGILPIRLGNVAKIAEKWRETVKKYFFNLLERRRFWENLFNSIFVQYAINGKKEKAVSHLKKMIKNPNKLIGEIILVGAGPGNSDLLTLRALQVMQEADVVLYDNLVSQDVLNLIRRDAKCIYVGKRAGLKSITQEKIIKLLIFLAKQGKRVVRLKGGDSFIFGRGGEELEAAKNENINIQVVPGITAGIGVSAYSGIPLTHRYYSQGVIFITGCKRVDNIANNWSILSDDSYTLVVYMASLKASEISKQLILHGRLKSTPIAIVSQGTTLNQNVIIGRLDEIHKIFKFSISPSLLIIGKVVLLHKKLEWFKSAINFNNIKNNSSIINI
- a CDS encoding CTP synthase — protein: MTKNYIFITGGVVSSLGKGIAAASLGAILEARNIKITIMKLDPYINVDPGTISPIQHGEVFVTEDGAETDLDLGHYERFIRTKMTSLNNFTTGSIYSEVLKKERRGDYLGATIQVIPHITNAIKERIRLCSKNSNVILVEVGGTVGDIESLPFLEAIRQIAVDIGRKNVIYIHLTLVPYIQTAGEIKTKPTQHSVKELLSIGIQPDILICRSQKDIPLNEKKKIALFCNVPVNAVISLKDVSSIYTIPKLLKDQKLDNYICKYFKLNVPEANLTEWEKVIYEEKNSKNTILIGIVGKYIKLPDAYKSVIEALKHAGLKNKIKVNIQLINSQEIENKNFQCLKNLNGILIPGGFGDRGVTGKLLSVQYARENHIPYFGICLGMQIAIIEFAQNVIGIEDANSTEFDPKCKFPVIDLIKKQNNDIKYTINNKTRSYSNLGGTMRLGSQPCKLTFNSLSRKLYKKDIIVERHRHRYEVNNILLKKIEKFGFKIAGRSETTNVVEIIEISNHPWFLGCQFHPEFTSTPRDGHPLFIGFIKSAEQYKNKHNKNIKVKNV
- a CDS encoding peptidoglycan DD-metalloendopeptidase family protein; amino-acid sequence: MKKQQVIIKNADYIGFLNNDTFNIFYIVKKNDTLYSISKRFNYNFKTLLKYNNFDKPYKLLIGQKILVNNISVINNKKINYIIYSDRYKKNILYSNFFKNKLNILNILNRNKSLTKICFFYNTNYNVLRKSTFYNHWYWPLKNLRAQFFYNYSINNKGIEIAGIQGESVFASCKGTVVYVGDFFKNYGNLIIIKHNNNYLSMYGFNKNIFVKLNDEVYAHQKISTMGLSKNNLARLYFEVRLKGNSVNLLSLFPSIKFKKN
- the queD gene encoding 6-carboxytetrahydropterin synthase QueD encodes the protein MTNTTIFKDFQFEAAHYLPNLPKQHKCRRLHGHSFFVRIEIKGEVDKDKGWIMDYKEIKLLFQPIYEQLDHHFLNNISGLENPTSEVLAKWIWDRLKPNLSMLSSVMVKETCTSGCRYKEI
- the eno gene encoding phosphopyruvate hydratase, coding for MSKIIKIIGREIIDSRGNPTVEAEVHLEGGFIGLASVPSGASTGSLEALELRDKDKNRFMGKGVLKSIELINNNIYNALINKNACDQNYIDQIMIDLDGTKNKSKLGSNSILSVSLAVAKAAASFKKMPLYQHIAELNNSSGILSMPLPMINIINGGKHANNNIDLQEFMIQPISAKSIKEAIRIGSEIFHSLGNLLRDKGISTTVGDEGGYAPNLKSNEEALNIIQDAINRTQYKLGKDVTLAIDCAASELYNKNDKIYHFNGEDTKFSSVELTHYLQKLCKKYPIVSIEDGQNESDWEGFSYQTKILGKTTQLVGDDLFATNTELLKKGIQQGIGNAILIKLNQIGTLTETIKTIKMAKKANYSTIISHRSGETEDTTIADLSVGTASGQIKTGSMCRSDRTAKYNQLIRIEETLGTKNAPFYGLEEVKRSFL
- the queE gene encoding 7-carboxy-7-deazaguanine synthase QueE; this encodes MYYPVNEIFQSIQGEGYYTGTPSIFIRLQGCPVHCNWCDTKYTWICSDKDRTSVEEVINKNQISKKWSFIYIKDILKIFKKWTAKHVVITGGEPCLYDLVNLTTKLEKSGYHCQVETSGIKNIKCSLNTWITISPKKNKRPTHESIIRSNEIKFPILKKEDILYIYDILSNIKDNKKRIICLQPVNQNKEALSICIDLCTKKNWRLSIQLHKYLKIE
- the cysC gene encoding adenylyl-sulfate kinase is translated as MKHNFKKNIIFQKYEITRIKRENKNGYTSKVIWFTGLSGSGKSTISNMLEKILFKNNINTYILDGDNMRSGLCSDLTFSSIDRNENIRRIAEVAKLMLDAGIIVLVSVISPYRQQRLLASNILGKNNFIEVFVDTPLHICEERDPKGLYKKSRSNKISNFTGIDSLYEFPEKPDIYLDGTYSLKENIKKLVKILYTNNVIFFST
- the ispF gene encoding 2-C-methyl-D-erythritol 2,4-cyclodiphosphate synthase; protein product: MRIGYGFDVHAFGSSKPLIIGGVNIPNHQGLIAHSNGDVLVHSLIDALLGAVAMGDIGTFFPSTKKKYKNIDSRVLLKCIWKKIYLKNYYVCNTDSTIITEIPKMLSYISFMKLNLSNDLNTTINNISIKATTSKKIGCIGRKEGIACQSIVMLLKNK
- the cysD gene encoding sulfate adenylyltransferase subunit CysD, which codes for MLSENATHLRQLESESIYIIREVIAEFENPVMLYSIGKDSSVMLHLAKKSFYPGRLPFPLLHIDTGWKFQEMYTFRDNVAQTNNLELIVHYNAQGKLLGLDPFKDNSSKYTDIMKTEGLKEALNKYKFDAAFGGARRDEEKSRSKERIYSFRDSFHQWDPKKQRPELWWNYNSQINKGENIRVFPLSNWTELDIWQYIFLEKIEIVPLYFAAIRPVLKRNGLLLVINDQRIKIGKNEKISHKMVRFRTLGCWPLTSAIESNAKTIQDVIKETLVTKTSERTGRSIDYDQKNSMEFKKRQGYF
- the cysN gene encoding sulfate adenylyltransferase subunit CysN; protein product: MNTNINKKNINFFDQFENWIYSNEKKTLLKFLTCGSVDDGKSTLIGRLLHDTKQIYDDQLSSLKKDSKRHGTQGENIDLALVVDGLQSEREQGITIDVAYRYFSTKKRKFIIADTPGHEQYTRNMVTGASTCDLSIILIDAKKGISEQTYRHSFISALLGIKYLVVAVNKMDLVDYNEEIFLYIKKNFLLFSKKLPKNLKIFFVPISALVGENIVFKSKFMSWYKDNTLLKLLETIEIKDNVDSKEIRFPVQYVNRPNSNFRGYSGTLFSGTIQVGQLIKILPVNIVSRISRILTFNEDLKTASVGQAITIVLQDAVDISRGDFFVNINSNLQASQEAIVDIVWMSDDPLKIGKSYNIKLSGKKTRAYIEDILFQININTLVKNKSNSLELNAIGRIKIKFSESMLFDDYKENKFTGNLIFIDFLNNTTVGAGMIKKNLKNTNTIIESSIKSFELDLYNLILKHFPHWDIKK
- a CDS encoding septum formation initiator family protein; the protein is MRTLKMFLFLLFIWLQYSLWIGKNGVLDYIKVYKKIIVQKKINKNLDVENNKLILEIQDLNNKMNS